A region of Saccopteryx leptura isolate mSacLep1 chromosome X, mSacLep1_pri_phased_curated, whole genome shotgun sequence DNA encodes the following proteins:
- the LOC136385636 gene encoding melanoma-associated antigen B18-like: MPRGQKSKLRAREKRRKAHAEMQAQALRDAGVFATEEEEFFSSAPAVPEDSPQNVPAAEPPNTSQEPQNTPSSTDDTTTAISCTDSNEGASKEDEETSTSSKALENFRRDPLNKKVVLLMQFLLQKYQSKELVTKADMLKFVIKKYKNHFNEILRRASGHMELAFGIDLKEVDPTRHYYILVSKLDLTCDETMSEEDLPKTGLLMIVLGVIFMSGNCAPEEAIWEVLNLIGIYADKNHIIYGDPRKVITKDLVQLNYLEYHQVPNSDPPRYEFQWGPRAHAETSKMKVLEFIAKIYDTVPSAFSIWYEEALQDEEERARARAAARARIAANARSRAKATCSSHTK, encoded by the coding sequence ATGCCTCGAGGTCAGAAGAGTAAGCTCCGTGCCCGTGAGAAACGCCGAAAGGCTCATGCTGAGATgcaggcccaggctctgagggatGCTGGCGTTTTTGCCACAGAGGAAGAAGAGTTCTTCTCCTCTGCCCCGGCTGTCCCTGAAGACAGTCCTCAGAATGTGCCGGCTGCTGAACCACCAAACACTTCCCAGGAGCCTCAGAACACCCCATCTAGCACCGATGATACTACTACAGCTATTTCATGCACCGATTCAAATGAAGGTGCCAGCAAAGAAGATGAGGAAACTTCAACATCCTCAAAGGCCTTAGAGAATTTCCGCAGAGATCCTTTAAACaagaaggtggttttgttgatgcAGTTCTTGCTGCAAAAGTATCAAAGTAAAGAGCTAGTTACAAAGGCAGACATGCTGAAGTTTGTTATCAAAAAGTACAAGAATCATTTCAACGAGATCCTCAGGAGAGCCTCTGGGCACATGGAGCTGGCCTTCGGTATTGATTTGAAGGAAGTGGATCCCACCAGGCACTACTACATCCTTGTCAGCAAGCTAGACCTCACCTGCGATGAAACAATGAGTGAAGAGGACCTGCCGAAGACCGGCCTCCTGATGATTGTTCTGGGTGTGATCTTCATGAGTGGCAACTGCGCCCCTGAGGAAGCTATCTGGGAAGTGTTGAATCTGATAGGTATCTATGCTGATAAGAATCACATAATCTATGGGGATCCCAGGAAGGTCATCACTAAAGATCTAGTGCAGCTGAATTACCTAGAGTACCACCAGGTGCCCAACAGTGATCCTCCTCGCTATGAGTTCCAGTGGGGCCCAAGAGCCCATGCTGAGACCAGCAAGATGAAAGTCTTAGAGTTCATAGCCAAGATCTATGATACAGTCCCCAGTGCCTTCTCAATCTGGTATGAAGAGGCTTTGCAAGATGAGGAAGAGAGAGCCCGTGCCAGAGCCGCAGCCAGGGCTCGTATTGCTGCCAATGCACGCTCCAGGGCCAAAGCCACCTGTTCCTCCCACACTAAGTGA